Below is a genomic region from Syntrophorhabdaceae bacterium.
TTAGAAAAGCAATGGGCGCAAAATCTTTTATTGTTCGCGGTATGGTTGATCGTCGTGTTGTGTACTTTAGCGATATTTTCAACTGAAGCACAAAAAGAGATCAACAAGCAAGGGTTTGCTGTACCGCAATCAATATCAACGGCATACGATTTGCTTTTCATTGCAGCCCTGGCTTCATGCGGATGGTTTGTGACTGCGTCGGCCTGGACATGGCAAATGCTTTGCGAGGTACATTTAAGAAAAAAACAAAAGGAGCAGGAGGCGTGAACCGTCCGCTGCTTAACCGCAAGCCCCGCAAGCCGCCGGATCCGGACAACCCACTGCACAAAGTAATCCAAGGCCAGGTGGAGAAACTGCTGACTTTCTATGGGTTTTTTGTCTTCCCGAACCGGCAACATGCCCTATCTTACAACGGGATCTCGGACCTGACCGCGATTAAGGACGGCCAGACCTACTGGATCGAGATCAAGCGGCCGAAGGGGGACAGCCAGAACGATTATCAGAAGGATTTCCAGCAATCGGTTGAGGATCACGGCGGCACGTACCTGATCATCCATAGTTTTGAAGAGGCTGAGGTATTTGTCAAACAGGCAGTGGACAAAAAACACCTGTGCAATGTGAGGACGCTGCCATGACTAACCTGCGCAAGGCAATCCTTTACTGGCAATTAGTATGCACAGCGCAATTTGCGTTGTTCTCTTTCCTGTTCGACATATGGGAAGTTAATCCAATGGCAAAACTCTATTTGTGGCTCGCATGGGCGTTTTTCACCATGACCCATGCGCTGGTATATGTGCTGTTCTATGCCGTAATAAGGGGGCAGGATGCCAAAAAAGATTGTATTCTTTGAAGATAACCGCCTCAAGAAGCAAGTGATTATAGAGGACAGCAGGGTAATCTTTGAGCTTGTCGGCAAGCACAAGGATGGCTCGCTTATGCCGTTGCAATATGTGTCGGTCAATATCAAAGACCTTGAGACTGTCTATCATGCGGTTAAGGAGAGGATGTGACCTACGTCTGTCTATACTTGGCCCGCGACGGTAAATGTCTGCACCCCGAGCGGTACGAGGAGGAGTGCGATAAGGGGGAATGTCCGGTGAGGAAAACCAATGGGGAAAAATGATATGCTCGTCACCGCAGCATATGTCCTCGGTGTAATAGCATTGTGGATGTGGATATTATTGTTGTTTGGTGTTGCCGGAGGGGGGTGAATGGAAGAAAAAGCTGTTCAAGGTTGGAAGGCCTTTTGCGAAATGACGGGATTAAACATGAATAAGGCCATTGGTATGAAAAAGGAATTATCGGATGTCGGCGCGATATATTATCTCAAAAAGGGGAGACCCCCGGCCCCCAGGATGTATTTTTTCCCGAGTATTGTAAAAAGATTTCTCGGTTTGAAATCAAGGAATGTCGGCGCGATATAAAAAAAAATAAAAAAGATGAAATTTACAATCCTTAGTTACAACGCTTCGCGTACAACCCTTCAGAAACAATCATAAGAGAAAATTTTGCAGGGAAAAATGGACCTGCTATCCTCATATCATGAGTGTATCAGTGGATGAAGTCCATGCCCCTACGATGCGACAACGCATAGAAGATCAAGGGATCACGGACATAAAGATTATCAAAGAGTTTGCCGCAATCGCCTTTTCGAACATCAAAGATTACGTTTCTATCTCTGAGGGTGGCGAGGTGCAAGCTATCTGTCTGGATAAGATCAGCAAGCGCAAATCGGCGGCGGTCAAAAAGGTAAAAGAGCATACGACCATCAAGGAGAGTTCGGACGGTACATCGATCTTTAAGGATTCCCGTATTGAGTATGAGCTTTACGACAAGATGGACGCCTTGAAGTATCTCTGCAAGTTGAGAGGGGATGAACCGGCACAAAAGCAAGAGATTACCTATCCTGATCAGATCCATTATACGCCCGAAGAGAGAGCAATGCTGAAGGAATTGGCTATTGAGCAGGCCAAAAAAGAGCTTGCGGAGCTCAGGAAATGAGTGTATTACACGCCCGCAAACCCGCCATAGTGGCCGAGGTTGCTTGTGAAAAAGCGTAATTTTTATAATGTGAATAATTACAGCATGTTACTTAGTGGTGCAGTTAA
It encodes:
- a CDS encoding terminase small subunit; translation: MDEVHAPTMRQRIEDQGITDIKIIKEFAAIAFSNIKDYVSISEGGEVQAICLDKISKRKSAAVKKVKEHTTIKESSDGTSIFKDSRIEYELYDKMDALKYLCKLRGDEPAQKQEITYPDQIHYTPEERAMLKELAIEQAKKELAELRK